One part of the Streptomyces sp. NBC_01381 genome encodes these proteins:
- a CDS encoding YciI family protein, with protein MRYLMTTKASETAKVPDEELYAEMGAFIEELSAAGALLATGGLEPGGVRLVSEGGDITVTDGPFAESKEAVVGFALIEVRSKEEAVELGRRFRKIVGDGESVIQQVFAP; from the coding sequence ATGCGCTACCTGATGACGACCAAGGCCTCGGAGACGGCGAAGGTCCCCGACGAGGAGCTCTACGCCGAGATGGGCGCTTTCATCGAGGAGCTGAGCGCCGCAGGTGCGCTACTGGCCACCGGCGGGCTCGAACCGGGCGGTGTCCGGCTGGTCTCCGAGGGCGGCGACATCACCGTCACGGACGGCCCGTTCGCCGAGTCCAAGGAGGCCGTCGTCGGCTTCGCCCTCATCGAGGTCCGCTCCAAGGAGGAGGCGGTGGAACTGGGCCGCCGGTTCCGAAAGATCGTCGGTGACGGCGAGAGCGTGATCCAGCAGGTCTTCGCTCCGTGA
- a CDS encoding DUF998 domain-containing protein: protein MTTSTRLPHATGTTTAAAAADQARPAARRGSVGTRRLLACAAVAGPLWVTVSVAQALTREGFEPTRHALSQLATGSLGWLQITNFVIAGILATVGAAGLRRVMQGTAGGVAVPRLVRVVGVGMVAAGLLTMDPADAFPVGTPAGIPQSMSWHAYGHMAAGSITFASLIAAGYLLGRHFSRLGNRRLAVVARVAATVMLAGDAWSMSGGKAGALTMAIGTTVMFTLLAYVAVHYRRTA, encoded by the coding sequence GTGACCACCAGCACCCGCCTCCCGCACGCCACAGGCACCACCACAGCGGCAGCCGCCGCCGACCAGGCTCGCCCCGCTGCCCGGCGCGGCTCGGTCGGCACCCGTCGGCTGCTCGCCTGCGCTGCCGTCGCCGGTCCACTGTGGGTGACCGTGTCGGTCGCCCAGGCACTCACCCGCGAGGGGTTCGAGCCGACCCGGCACGCGCTCAGCCAGCTGGCCACGGGATCGCTCGGCTGGCTGCAGATCACCAACTTCGTGATCGCCGGGATCCTGGCCACGGTGGGCGCGGCCGGACTGCGCCGGGTCATGCAGGGGACGGCCGGTGGTGTCGCGGTGCCGCGGCTGGTCCGGGTGGTCGGGGTCGGCATGGTCGCCGCCGGGCTGCTGACGATGGACCCGGCGGACGCCTTCCCGGTGGGCACGCCGGCGGGCATCCCACAGTCGATGAGCTGGCACGCGTACGGACACATGGCCGCCGGGTCGATCACCTTCGCCTCGCTGATCGCCGCGGGCTACCTGCTCGGCCGGCACTTCTCCCGGCTTGGGAACCGGCGGCTCGCGGTGGTCGCCCGCGTCGCTGCCACGGTGATGCTGGCCGGCGACGCGTGGTCGATGAGCGGCGGCAAGGCGGGCGCGCTGACCATGGCCATCGGCACGACCGTCATGTTCACGCTGCTCGCGTACGTGGCCGTGCACTACCGGCGTACTGCCTGA
- a CDS encoding dihydrofolate reductase family protein has translation MRIVMGEFVSLDGVMQAPGGPDEDTDGGFAHGGWTHPLFDPQVMGGALAEWAADTDGLLFGRRTWQTMAAAWPERAGDPFADHMNSVAKYVVSSTLGEADLTWNNTTRIPGDQALDHIRKLRDNEGRDLVVMGSLSLARTLLTEGLVDELRLMIMPVLLGGGKTIYPADGALRTLELISTVVSSTGVHVCTYRPVAAG, from the coding sequence ATGCGCATTGTGATGGGTGAATTCGTCAGCCTGGACGGCGTCATGCAGGCCCCTGGCGGCCCTGACGAGGACACCGACGGAGGGTTCGCCCACGGCGGCTGGACGCACCCGCTCTTCGACCCGCAGGTGATGGGCGGTGCCCTCGCCGAGTGGGCCGCCGACACCGACGGGCTGCTCTTCGGACGCCGCACGTGGCAGACCATGGCCGCGGCGTGGCCCGAGCGAGCCGGTGACCCCTTCGCCGACCACATGAACTCGGTAGCCAAGTACGTCGTCTCCAGTACCTTGGGCGAAGCCGACCTGACGTGGAACAACACCACCCGCATACCCGGCGACCAGGCACTCGACCACATCCGGAAGCTGCGTGACAACGAGGGTCGGGACCTGGTGGTGATGGGCAGCCTTTCGCTCGCCCGCACCCTCCTGACCGAAGGGCTGGTCGACGAACTACGGCTCATGATCATGCCGGTGCTGCTCGGCGGCGGAAAGACGATCTACCCGGCCGACGGCGCGCTGCGCACGCTTGAGCTGATCTCGACTGTGGTCAGCAGCACGGGCGTGCACGTGTGCACCTACC